The Candidatus Pantoea soli genome window below encodes:
- a CDS encoding DUF969 domain-containing protein, producing MDNVVNLWPLLGIAAIVLGFVLRFNPVLVVIVAGFVTGIAAHMPLADILEKLGAGFLNTRNLPLILLLPLAVIGLLERHGLKERAQTWIAQIKTATAGRLLIVYLFVREITAALGLTSLGGHPQMVRPLLAPMAEGATENRYGEVPPAVRHRLRAMSAATDNVGLFFGEDIFVAFGAIIFMHNFMQESAGIATEPLHIALWGIPTALCAFLIHAARLVRLDRQLSRELGALNQQALRARGEK from the coding sequence ATGGATAACGTGGTTAACCTCTGGCCGTTACTGGGCATTGCCGCGATTGTGCTCGGTTTTGTGCTGCGCTTTAATCCGGTGCTGGTGGTGATTGTTGCAGGCTTTGTGACCGGCATTGCAGCGCACATGCCGCTGGCCGATATTCTGGAAAAACTCGGCGCGGGCTTTCTCAATACCCGTAATCTGCCGCTGATTCTGCTGCTGCCGCTGGCGGTCATTGGCCTGCTGGAGCGGCATGGTCTGAAGGAGCGGGCACAGACCTGGATCGCGCAGATCAAAACGGCGACCGCCGGCCGTCTGCTGATCGTGTACCTGTTTGTGCGGGAAATTACCGCCGCACTCGGTCTGACCAGCCTCGGCGGCCATCCGCAAATGGTGCGCCCGTTGCTCGCCCCGATGGCCGAAGGGGCCACAGAAAACCGCTATGGCGAAGTACCGCCCGCGGTGCGCCATCGTCTGCGGGCCATGTCCGCCGCCACCGATAATGTCGGGTTATTTTTTGGTGAGGACATTTTCGTGGCGTTTGGCGCGATTATTTTCATGCACAACTTTATGCAGGAGTCGGCGGGGATCGCTACCGAGCCGCTGCATATCGCGCTATGGGGCATCCCGACGGCGCTGTGCGCCTTTCTGATCCATGCGGCGCGCCTGGTGCGGCTTGACCGCCAGCTATCGCGTGAGTTAGGCGCGCTGAACCAGCAGGCGCTGCGCGCGCGGGGAGAGAAATAA
- a CDS encoding DUF979 domain-containing protein, with the protein MMFQQQYLMWLAGAILLMVALLSWRDSANPRRFTTGLFWALYGLIFLTGDWTFQLAARWAGEAQRGSRWLNIGVGVAVVLMALIAGCGGVRLGRYHQRSETEKQASAQRLGNKLFMPALAIPLVTVMGVLAFNHLPGLQARVFGPGNHATLVTLFSMMVGCLLGWLIALKFTHEKPLQSMQETRRLLDAVGWAFILPQILATLGLLFTSAGVGNAISHLTAQYLAVDNRLIAVAVYAGGMALLTMVMGNAFAAFPIVTAGIGIPILVLQHGGNPAVMAAIGMFSGYCGTLMTPMAANFNIVPARLLELPDRNAVIRAQVPTGVLLLLVNIFLLYFLMFL; encoded by the coding sequence ATAATGTTCCAGCAGCAATATCTGATGTGGCTGGCAGGGGCGATCCTGCTGATGGTGGCACTGCTTTCCTGGCGCGACAGCGCGAACCCGCGTCGCTTTACCACCGGCCTGTTCTGGGCGCTGTATGGCCTGATTTTTCTGACCGGCGACTGGACGTTTCAGCTGGCTGCCCGGTGGGCGGGTGAGGCGCAGCGTGGCAGCCGCTGGCTCAATATCGGCGTCGGGGTGGCAGTGGTCCTGATGGCGCTGATTGCTGGCTGCGGCGGCGTGCGCTTGGGGCGCTATCATCAGCGCAGCGAGACGGAAAAACAGGCCAGCGCTCAGCGACTGGGCAATAAACTGTTTATGCCCGCGCTGGCGATTCCGCTGGTCACGGTGATGGGCGTGCTGGCGTTTAACCATTTACCGGGTTTGCAGGCGCGGGTATTTGGCCCCGGCAATCACGCGACGCTGGTGACGCTGTTTTCCATGATGGTGGGCTGTCTGCTGGGCTGGCTGATTGCGCTGAAGTTCACCCATGAGAAGCCTTTGCAGTCCATGCAGGAGACGCGTCGCCTGCTGGATGCGGTGGGCTGGGCCTTTATCCTGCCGCAGATCCTGGCCACGCTTGGCCTGCTGTTCACCAGCGCGGGCGTGGGCAATGCGATTTCGCATCTCACGGCACAGTATCTGGCGGTGGATAATCGTCTGATTGCGGTAGCCGTATACGCAGGCGGCATGGCGCTGCTGACGATGGTCATGGGCAACGCTTTTGCTGCTTTCCCGATTGTTACGGCAGGCATTGGTATCCCGATTCTGGTGCTGCAGCACGGCGGCAATCCGGCGGTCATGGCGGCGATCGGCATGTTTTCCGGCTACTGCGGCACGCTGATGACCCCGATGGCGGCGAACTTCAATATCGTCCCGGCACGGCTGCTGGAGCTGCCCGATCGCAATGCGGTGATCCGGGCTCAGGTGCCTACCGGTGTGCTACTGTTGTTAGTGAATATTTTCCTGCTTTATTTCCTGATGTTCCTGTGA
- the pcp gene encoding pyroglutamyl-peptidase I, which translates to MKTVLMTAFEPFGGEHINPSWEAVRSFEGKVIDDARIVVRQLPVVFSACGAVLTAALEELKPHRILCVGQAGGRSDISVERVAINVNDARIADNAGQQPVDEPVVAGGPAAYFATIPIKAVVAALREVGIPASVSQTAGTFTCNNVMYQLLHWLHTSGSAARGGFVHIPYMPEQAAQHPGAPSMSTASVVQALETSLRVILSTENDIRAAGGATH; encoded by the coding sequence ATGAAAACCGTGTTAATGACGGCATTTGAACCGTTCGGCGGTGAGCACATTAATCCTTCATGGGAAGCGGTGCGCAGCTTTGAAGGGAAGGTGATTGACGACGCGCGTATTGTCGTGCGTCAGCTGCCGGTGGTGTTCTCTGCCTGCGGTGCGGTGCTGACCGCGGCGCTGGAGGAGCTTAAGCCGCATCGTATTCTGTGTGTCGGGCAGGCCGGCGGACGCAGCGATATTAGCGTGGAGCGGGTAGCGATCAACGTCAACGATGCGCGCATTGCGGATAATGCCGGGCAACAGCCGGTTGATGAACCGGTGGTGGCTGGCGGGCCGGCCGCCTATTTCGCCACGATCCCCATTAAGGCCGTGGTGGCAGCCCTGCGGGAAGTAGGGATTCCGGCGTCTGTTTCACAGACTGCCGGCACCTTTACCTGCAATAACGTGATGTACCAGCTGCTGCACTGGCTGCATACCTCCGGCAGCGCGGCGCGTGGCGGCTTTGTGCATATTCCCTATATGCCGGAGCAGGCTGCGCAGCATCCGGGCGCGCCCAGTATGTCTACTGCCAGCGTGGTACAGGCGCTGGAAACGTCGCTGCGGGTTATCCTGAGCACGGAAAACGATATCCGCGCAGCCGGCGGAGCCACTCACTGA
- the nei gene encoding endonuclease VIII, whose translation MPEGPEIRRAADQLAAAMVGKPLTDVWFAFPQLKTYEPSLLGETIDAFETRGKALLTHFSNGLTLYSHNQLYGVWRVVKSGTEPNTSRQLRVRLANADRTILLYSASEIELLNADTLGAHPFLQRVGPDVLDASLTVDAVRERLLSPRFRRRQFSGLLLDQAFLAGLGNYLRVEILWHAGLRAQHRAQDLTASQLDALSEAMLAVPRLSYQMRGSMKKYHEDAAFRFEVFHRQGKKCRRCGAIIEKGVLSSRPFYWCPGCQV comes from the coding sequence ATGCCAGAGGGACCGGAGATTCGCCGGGCGGCGGATCAGCTGGCGGCCGCGATGGTCGGCAAGCCACTGACCGACGTGTGGTTTGCTTTTCCGCAGCTGAAAACCTACGAACCTTCACTGCTGGGCGAGACAATTGATGCCTTTGAGACGCGCGGTAAGGCGCTGCTGACGCACTTCTCGAACGGGCTGACGCTCTACAGTCACAATCAGCTGTATGGCGTGTGGCGTGTAGTAAAAAGCGGCACTGAGCCCAATACGTCACGCCAGCTGCGCGTGCGGCTGGCAAATGCAGACCGCACCATTTTGCTCTACAGCGCCTCGGAGATTGAGTTACTTAATGCGGATACGCTGGGCGCGCACCCGTTTCTGCAGCGCGTAGGGCCGGATGTGCTGGACGCCAGCCTGACAGTGGATGCCGTGCGCGAACGGCTGCTGTCACCGCGTTTCCGGCGGCGTCAGTTTAGCGGGTTGCTGCTCGATCAGGCGTTTCTCGCTGGTCTCGGCAATTATCTGCGCGTGGAAATCCTGTGGCATGCCGGTTTACGGGCGCAGCATCGCGCGCAGGACTTAACCGCGTCACAGCTGGATGCGCTAAGCGAAGCAATGCTGGCTGTACCGCGGCTCTCTTATCAGATGCGCGGCAGCATGAAAAAATACCATGAGGATGCAGCGTTTCGCTTTGAAGTGTTTCATCGTCAGGGCAAAAAGTGCCGACGCTGCGGTGCGATCATTGAAAAAGGGGTGCTCTCCTCACGTCCCTTTTACTGGTGTCCGGGGTGCCAGGTGTGA
- a CDS encoding citrate synthase yields MTDKKVTLTLQDNNTVELDVMQGTLGQDVVDVRALGSKGLFTFDPGFTSTASCESKITFIDGDEGILLHRGFPIDQLATHSNYLEVCYILLNGEAPTQAQFDEFCTTVTRHTMIHEQITRLFHGFRRDSHPMAVMCGVTGALAAFYHDSLDVNIERHREIAAFRLLSKMPTMAAMCYKYSIGQPFVYPRNDLSYAGNFLHMMFATPCEEYKVNPVLERAMDRILILHADHEQNASTSTVRTAGSSGANPFACIAAGIASLWGPAHGGANEATLRMLEEISTVEHIPEFVRRAKDKNDSFRLMGFGHRVYKNYDPRATVMRETCHEVLNELGMKDDLLEVAMELEHIALNDPYFIERKLYPNVDFYSGIILKAMGIPSSMFTVIFAMARTVGWIAHWKEMHDEGMKIARPRQLYTGYTEREFTSALKK; encoded by the coding sequence ATGACAGATAAAAAAGTGACGCTAACCCTACAAGACAACAACACGGTTGAACTGGATGTGATGCAAGGCACGCTGGGACAGGATGTTGTTGACGTCCGCGCCCTTGGCTCAAAAGGCCTGTTCACCTTCGACCCTGGTTTCACCTCTACGGCGTCCTGCGAATCAAAAATTACCTTTATTGATGGTGATGAAGGGATTTTGTTACATCGCGGTTTCCCGATCGATCAGCTGGCCACCCACTCCAACTATCTTGAAGTGTGCTATATCCTGCTGAACGGTGAAGCGCCAACGCAGGCGCAGTTTGATGAGTTCTGTACCACCGTTACCCGCCACACCATGATTCATGAACAGATTACCCGCCTGTTCCACGGTTTCCGCCGTGATTCACACCCGATGGCCGTGATGTGCGGCGTAACCGGCGCGCTGGCCGCGTTCTATCATGATTCTCTGGATGTCAACATTGAGCGCCACCGCGAAATCGCGGCTTTCCGTCTGCTCTCTAAAATGCCGACCATGGCAGCCATGTGCTACAAATACTCCATCGGCCAGCCGTTCGTGTATCCGCGTAACGATCTCTCCTATGCCGGCAACTTCCTGCACATGATGTTTGCCACCCCCTGTGAAGAGTACAAAGTGAATCCGGTGCTGGAGCGCGCGATGGACCGGATTCTGATTCTGCATGCTGACCACGAACAGAATGCGTCGACCTCTACCGTACGTACTGCTGGCTCTTCGGGCGCTAACCCCTTTGCCTGTATCGCGGCCGGTATCGCATCGCTATGGGGACCTGCACACGGCGGCGCAAACGAAGCCACCCTGCGTATGCTGGAAGAGATCAGCACCGTGGAACATATCCCGGAATTTGTGCGTCGTGCGAAAGACAAGAACGATTCGTTCCGTCTGATGGGCTTTGGTCACCGCGTTTACAAAAACTATGACCCGCGTGCCACCGTCATGCGCGAAACCTGTCACGAAGTGCTGAATGAACTGGGCATGAAAGATGATTTGCTGGAAGTGGCGATGGAGCTGGAACACATTGCCCTGAACGACCCGTACTTCATCGAGCGTAAACTCTATCCGAACGTTGACTTCTACTCCGGTATTATCCTCAAAGCGATGGGCATCCCGTCTTCCATGTTTACCGTGATCTTCGCGATGGCGCGTACCGTGGGCTGGATTGCACACTGGAAAGAGATGCATGACGAAGGCATGAAGATTGCCCGTCCGCGTCAGCTTTATACCGGCTACACCGAGCGCGAATTTACCTCGGCGCTGAAAAAATAA
- the sdhC gene encoding succinate dehydrogenase cytochrome b556 subunit, producing MGKTVKKQRPVNLDLSTIRFPVTAISSILHRVSGVITFVALGILLWLLGLSLSSPEGFQQAASIMDSFFAKFIMWGILTALAYHAASGIRHMLADFGFTAETLQVGTRTAQAVFVITVVLSILAGVLVW from the coding sequence GTGGGCAAAACCGTGAAAAAACAAAGACCTGTTAACTTGGATCTCTCGACGATCCGGTTTCCCGTTACTGCAATATCGTCCATTCTCCACCGCGTCTCCGGCGTGATTACCTTTGTCGCCCTCGGAATTCTGCTCTGGTTACTGGGTCTCTCTCTCTCCTCTCCGGAAGGTTTCCAGCAGGCGGCATCCATCATGGATAGCTTCTTCGCCAAATTTATCATGTGGGGCATTCTGACCGCGCTGGCTTATCACGCCGCAAGCGGCATTCGTCATATGCTGGCGGATTTTGGCTTTACCGCTGAAACCCTGCAGGTGGGAACCCGTACCGCGCAAGCGGTTTTTGTTATCACTGTCGTGCTCTCAATTTTGGCTGGAGTCCTCGTATGGTAA
- the sdhD gene encoding succinate dehydrogenase membrane anchor subunit, which yields MVSNASALGRNGIHDWLLLRASAILITLYILYILGFVVMTGTLTYDVWRGFFASSFTKVFTLLTLFSILIHGWIGMWQVLTDYVKPLATRLVLQLLIVVALLSYAIYGTVVVWGV from the coding sequence ATGGTAAGCAATGCTTCTGCATTAGGACGCAACGGTATCCATGACTGGCTGTTACTGCGTGCTTCTGCAATCTTAATTACGCTCTACATTCTCTATATCCTCGGTTTTGTCGTGATGACCGGCACGCTGACTTATGATGTCTGGCGCGGCTTTTTCGCTTCCTCTTTCACGAAGGTGTTCACGCTGCTGACGCTGTTCTCCATCCTGATTCATGGCTGGATTGGCATGTGGCAGGTGCTGACCGACTACGTGAAACCGCTGGCAACCCGTCTGGTGTTGCAACTGCTGATTGTGGTCGCGCTGTTGTCCTATGCAATTTATGGAACCGTTGTGGTGTGGGGTGTGTAA
- the sdhA gene encoding succinate dehydrogenase flavoprotein subunit has protein sequence MSLPVREFDAVVIGAGGAGMRAALQISQSGQSCALLSKVFPTRSHTVSAQGGITVALGNSHDDNWEWHMYDTVKGSDYIGDQDAIEYMCKTGPEAILELEHMGLPFSRLDDGRVYQRPFGGQSKNFGGEQAARTAAAADRTGHALLHTLYQQNLKNKTTIFSEWYALDLVKNADGAIVGCTAICIETGETVYFKAKATILATGGAGRIYQSTTNAHINTGDGVGMAIRAGVPMQDMEMWQFHPTGIAGAGVLVTEGCRGEGGYLLNKHGERFMERYAPNAKDLAGRDVVARSMMVEIREGRGCDGPWGPHIKLKLDHLGAEVLESRLPGILELSRTFAHVDPIKEPIPVIPTCHYMMGGIPTKVTGQALRVNEQGEDEVIPGLFAVGEIACVSVHGANRLGGNSLLDLVVFGRAAGVHLMECIAEQGELRDATEDEIAAAMARFNRWENNTTGEDPVEIRKALQRCMQNNFSVFREGDAMREGLAELKAIRERLKNARLDDRSPDFNTQRIECLELDNLMETAYATAVAANFRTESRGAHSRFDYPERDDANWLCHSLYVPQTESMTRREVNMQPKLRAAFPPKARTY, from the coding sequence ATGAGTTTGCCAGTCAGAGAATTTGATGCCGTGGTGATCGGCGCGGGTGGCGCAGGTATGCGTGCCGCTCTGCAAATCTCCCAATCGGGCCAGAGCTGCGCCCTGTTATCAAAAGTATTCCCAACCCGTTCCCACACCGTATCGGCGCAGGGCGGTATCACCGTGGCGCTGGGTAACTCCCATGACGATAACTGGGAATGGCACATGTACGATACCGTGAAAGGCTCCGACTATATCGGTGACCAGGACGCGATCGAATATATGTGTAAAACCGGCCCGGAAGCGATTCTGGAGCTGGAACATATGGGTCTGCCTTTCTCCCGTCTTGATGACGGTCGCGTTTATCAGCGTCCGTTTGGTGGTCAGTCGAAGAACTTTGGTGGTGAGCAGGCAGCCCGTACGGCTGCGGCTGCCGACCGTACCGGCCACGCACTGCTGCATACGCTGTATCAGCAGAACCTGAAAAACAAAACCACTATCTTCTCCGAATGGTACGCGCTGGATCTGGTGAAAAACGCCGACGGCGCTATCGTTGGCTGCACAGCTATCTGCATTGAAACCGGCGAAACCGTCTACTTCAAAGCCAAAGCGACCATTCTGGCTACCGGCGGTGCAGGGCGTATTTATCAGTCCACCACCAACGCTCACATCAACACCGGTGACGGCGTTGGCATGGCGATTCGTGCCGGCGTGCCGATGCAGGATATGGAAATGTGGCAGTTCCACCCAACCGGGATTGCCGGTGCGGGCGTGCTGGTTACCGAAGGCTGCCGTGGTGAGGGCGGTTACCTGCTGAACAAGCATGGTGAGCGTTTCATGGAGCGTTATGCGCCAAATGCCAAAGATCTGGCAGGCCGTGACGTGGTGGCCCGTTCCATGATGGTGGAAATTCGTGAAGGTCGCGGTTGCGATGGCCCATGGGGTCCGCATATCAAACTGAAACTCGATCACCTGGGCGCAGAAGTGCTGGAATCGCGCCTGCCAGGCATTCTGGAGCTGTCGCGCACCTTCGCACACGTTGATCCTATCAAAGAGCCGATCCCGGTTATTCCAACCTGCCACTACATGATGGGCGGTATTCCGACCAAAGTCACCGGCCAGGCACTGCGGGTGAATGAGCAGGGTGAAGATGAAGTCATCCCGGGACTGTTTGCGGTAGGCGAAATCGCCTGCGTTTCGGTGCACGGGGCAAACCGTCTGGGCGGTAACTCACTGCTTGACCTTGTGGTGTTTGGTCGTGCGGCGGGTGTACACCTGATGGAGTGCATTGCTGAGCAGGGCGAGCTGCGTGACGCGACTGAAGATGAAATCGCTGCGGCCATGGCGCGCTTTAACCGCTGGGAAAACAACACCACGGGTGAAGATCCGGTGGAAATCCGTAAAGCGCTGCAGCGCTGCATGCAGAACAACTTCTCGGTATTCCGTGAAGGTGATGCAATGCGTGAAGGTCTGGCGGAGCTGAAAGCGATTCGCGAGCGTCTGAAAAACGCCCGTCTGGACGACCGTTCACCAGACTTTAACACGCAGCGTATCGAGTGCCTGGAACTGGATAACCTGATGGAAACGGCCTACGCCACCGCCGTTGCGGCCAACTTCCGTACGGAAAGCCGCGGCGCGCACAGCCGCTTCGACTACCCGGAGCGCGATGACGCAAACTGGCTGTGCCACAGTCTCTATGTTCCGCAAACGGAAAGCATGACGCGCCGTGAGGTGAACATGCAGCCGAAACTGCGCGCGGCCTTCCCGCCGAAAGCGCGTACTTATTAA
- a CDS encoding succinate dehydrogenase iron-sulfur subunit yields MRLEFSIYRYNPEVDDKPRMQDYTLEAEDGRDMMLLDALIRLKEKDPTLAFRRSCREGVCGSDGLNMNGKNGLACITPVSALGNGSKKIVIRPLPGLPVVRDLVVDMGQFYAQYEKIKPFLLNNGENPPAREHLQSPAQREHLDGLYECILCACCSTSCPSFWWNPDKFIGPAGLLAAYRFLIDSRDTETDARLDNLNDAFSVFRCHSIMNCVSVCPKGLNPTRAIGHIKSMLLQRGA; encoded by the coding sequence ATGAGACTCGAATTTTCAATCTATCGTTATAACCCGGAAGTCGATGACAAACCGCGCATGCAGGATTACACCCTGGAAGCGGAAGATGGTCGCGACATGATGCTGCTGGACGCGCTGATTCGCCTGAAAGAGAAAGACCCGACGCTGGCGTTCCGTCGTTCGTGCCGTGAAGGGGTTTGCGGCTCAGATGGCCTGAACATGAACGGTAAAAACGGCCTGGCGTGCATCACGCCGGTGTCAGCACTGGGTAACGGCAGCAAGAAGATTGTGATCCGACCGCTGCCGGGTTTACCGGTGGTGCGTGACCTCGTGGTCGACATGGGGCAATTCTATGCGCAGTATGAGAAGATTAAGCCTTTCCTGTTGAATAATGGGGAAAATCCACCGGCGCGCGAGCACCTGCAAAGCCCGGCACAGCGTGAGCATCTGGATGGTCTGTATGAGTGCATTCTGTGCGCCTGCTGCTCCACCTCCTGCCCGTCGTTCTGGTGGAATCCGGACAAGTTTATCGGTCCGGCCGGTCTGCTGGCCGCTTACCGTTTCCTGATTGACAGCCGCGATACCGAAACGGATGCGCGTCTCGACAATCTGAACGATGCGTTCAGCGTATTCCGCTGCCACAGCATCATGAACTGTGTAAGCGTATGTCCGAAAGGCCTCAACCCGACGCGCGCCATCGGCCACATTAAGTCGATGCTGCTGCAGCGCGGCGCGTAA
- the sucA gene encoding 2-oxoglutarate dehydrogenase E1 component, whose protein sequence is MQNSAMKPWLDSSWLAGANQSYIEQLYEDFLTDPDSVDEVWRSMFQQLPGTGVKPEQFHSTTREYFRRLAKDATRYTSTVTDPATNSKQVKVLQLINAFRFRGHQHANLDPLGLWKQETVADLDPAFHDLTDADFQESFNVGSFAIGKETMKLADLYAALQQTYCGSIGAEYMHINNTEEKRWIQQRLESVAGHGAFSGEEKKGFLKELTAAEGLEKYLGAKFPGAKRFSLEGGDALIPMLREMIRHAGKSGTREVVLGMAHRGRLNVLINVLGKKPQDLFDEFAGKHKEHLGTGDVKYHMGFSSDIETEGGLVHLALAFNPSHLEIVSPVVMGSVRARLDRLAEPVSNKVLPITIHGDAAVIGQGVVQETLNMSQARGYEVGGTVRIVINNQVGFTTSNPKDARSTPYCTDIGKMVLAPIFHVNADDPEAVAFVTRLALDYRNTFKRDVFIDLVCYRRHGHNEADEPSATQPLMYQKIKKHPTPRKIYADQLESEGVATQEDATEMVNLYRDALDAGECVVPEWRPMSLHSFTWSPYLNHEWDEGYPETVDMKRLQELARRISTIPEAVEVQSRVAKIYNDRKEMAEGNKLFDWGGAENLAYATLVDEGIPVRLSGEDSGRGTFFHRHAVIHNQQNGSTYTPLHHIHNGQGQFKVWDSVLSEEAVLAFEYGYATAEPRVLTIWEAQFGDFANGAQVVIDQFISSGEQKWGRMCGLVMLLPHGYEGQGPEHSSARLERYLQLCAEQNMQVCVPSTPAQVYHMLRRQALRGMRRPLIVMSPKSLLRHPLAVSSLDELANGSFQPAIGEIDELDAKQVKRVVLCSGKVYYDLLEQRRKNEQTDVAIVRIEQLYPFPHKAVQEALKDYAHVQDFVWCQEEPLNQGAWYCSQHHFREVVPFGASLRYAGRPASASPAVGYMSVHQQQQQDLVNDALNLG, encoded by the coding sequence ATGCAGAACAGCGCGATGAAACCCTGGCTGGACTCCTCCTGGCTGGCCGGCGCGAACCAATCCTACATAGAGCAGCTCTATGAGGATTTCCTGACCGATCCTGACTCCGTTGATGAAGTGTGGCGCTCGATGTTCCAGCAGCTGCCCGGCACCGGCGTGAAACCTGAACAGTTCCACTCCACCACGCGTGAATACTTCCGCCGCCTGGCCAAAGATGCGACCCGCTACACCTCCACAGTCACCGATCCGGCCACCAATTCAAAACAGGTTAAAGTGCTGCAGCTGATCAATGCGTTCCGCTTCCGCGGCCATCAGCACGCTAACCTTGATCCGCTGGGTCTCTGGAAGCAGGAGACCGTTGCCGATCTCGATCCGGCTTTTCACGATCTGACCGACGCCGATTTTCAGGAAAGCTTTAACGTAGGCTCGTTTGCCATTGGCAAAGAGACTATGAAGCTGGCGGATCTTTATGCCGCGCTGCAGCAGACCTACTGTGGCTCAATTGGTGCAGAGTACATGCACATCAACAACACCGAAGAGAAGCGCTGGATTCAGCAGCGTCTGGAATCGGTGGCGGGCCACGGCGCATTCAGCGGGGAAGAGAAAAAAGGTTTCCTGAAAGAGCTGACGGCGGCAGAAGGGCTGGAAAAATACCTCGGTGCGAAATTCCCGGGCGCCAAGCGCTTCTCGCTGGAGGGCGGCGATGCGCTGATCCCGATGCTGCGTGAAATGATTCGCCATGCCGGCAAGAGCGGCACGCGCGAAGTGGTGCTGGGAATGGCACACCGCGGCCGTCTCAATGTGCTGATCAACGTGCTGGGTAAAAAGCCGCAGGATCTGTTTGATGAGTTCGCCGGTAAGCATAAAGAGCACCTCGGCACCGGTGATGTGAAGTACCACATGGGCTTCTCGTCTGACATCGAAACCGAAGGCGGCCTGGTGCATCTGGCGCTGGCGTTCAACCCGTCGCACCTTGAAATCGTCAGCCCGGTTGTCATGGGCTCAGTGCGTGCGCGTCTGGATCGCCTGGCCGAGCCGGTCAGCAACAAAGTCCTGCCTATCACCATTCACGGTGACGCAGCTGTTATCGGTCAGGGCGTGGTGCAGGAAACCCTGAACATGTCGCAGGCGCGTGGTTACGAAGTAGGCGGTACCGTTCGCATTGTGATCAACAACCAGGTGGGTTTCACCACCTCAAACCCGAAAGATGCCCGTTCCACGCCGTATTGCACCGACATCGGCAAAATGGTGCTGGCGCCTATTTTCCACGTCAATGCAGACGACCCGGAAGCCGTGGCCTTTGTGACCCGACTGGCGCTGGATTACCGCAACACCTTCAAACGCGATGTCTTTATCGATCTGGTGTGCTATCGCCGTCATGGCCATAACGAAGCGGATGAGCCAAGTGCAACCCAGCCGCTGATGTACCAGAAAATCAAAAAACATCCGACGCCGCGCAAAATCTACGCCGATCAGCTGGAAAGCGAAGGCGTGGCGACGCAGGAAGATGCCACGGAAATGGTCAATCTGTATCGCGATGCGCTGGATGCGGGTGAATGCGTGGTGCCGGAATGGCGTCCGATGAGCCTGCACTCCTTCACCTGGTCGCCGTACCTGAACCATGAGTGGGACGAAGGCTATCCGGAAACCGTGGACATGAAACGTCTGCAGGAGCTGGCACGTCGTATCAGCACCATTCCGGAAGCAGTGGAAGTGCAGTCACGCGTCGCGAAGATCTACAACGATCGCAAAGAGATGGCGGAAGGCAACAAGCTGTTTGACTGGGGCGGCGCGGAAAACCTGGCGTACGCTACGCTGGTCGACGAAGGGATTCCGGTGCGCCTGTCGGGTGAAGACTCCGGCCGCGGCACCTTCTTCCACCGTCACGCGGTGATCCATAACCAGCAGAACGGCTCAACCTATACGCCGCTGCACCATATTCATAACGGTCAGGGCCAGTTCAAAGTCTGGGATTCTGTGCTGTCTGAAGAAGCGGTACTGGCATTCGAATATGGCTATGCCACCGCCGAGCCGCGCGTGCTGACCATATGGGAAGCGCAGTTTGGCGATTTCGCCAACGGCGCCCAGGTGGTAATCGATCAGTTCATCAGCTCCGGTGAGCAGAAATGGGGCCGGATGTGTGGCCTGGTTATGCTGCTGCCGCACGGCTACGAAGGGCAGGGCCCGGAGCACTCCTCTGCACGCCTTGAGCGTTATCTGCAGCTGTGTGCTGAGCAGAACATGCAGGTCTGCGTGCCATCGACACCTGCTCAGGTGTACCACATGCTGCGTCGTCAGGCGCTGCGCGGTATGCGCCGTCCGCTGATTGTGATGTCACCGAAATCGCTGCTGCGCCATCCGCTGGCGGTATCCAGCCTGGATGAACTGGCCAACGGCAGCTTCCAGCCGGCGATTGGCGAAATCGATGAACTGGATGCGAAGCAGGTGAAACGCGTGGTGCTGTGCTCCGGCAAGGTTTACTACGATCTGCTGGAACAGCGTCGCAAAAACGAGCAGACCGATGTTGCCATCGTGCGTATCGAGCAGCTCTATCCATTCCCGCACAAAGCCGTGCAGGAAGCCCTGAAAGATTACGCCCATGTGCAGGATTTTGTCTGGTGTCAGGAAGAGCCACTGAATCAGGGCGCATGGTATTGCAGTCAGCATCATTTCCGCGAAGTGGTTCCCTTTGGTGCGTCACTGCGTTACGCAGGCCGTCCGGCGTCTGCTTCACCGGCCGTGGGCTATATGTCCGTACATCAACAACAGCAGCAAGACCTGGTCAACGACGCGCTGAACCTTGGTTAA